The following proteins are co-located in the Cetobacterium sp. NK01 genome:
- the eutM gene encoding ethanolamine utilization microcompartment protein EutM, whose translation MATLNALGMVETRGLVAAIEAADAMVKAANVTLIGKEIVGGGLVSVLVRGDVGAVKAATDAGAAAADRIGELISVHVIPRPHSDVEAILPKEAK comes from the coding sequence ATGGCAACTTTAAATGCATTAGGAATGGTAGAAACAAGAGGATTAGTAGCAGCGATAGAGGCAGCAGACGCAATGGTGAAAGCAGCAAACGTAACTTTAATAGGAAAAGAGATTGTTGGAGGAGGACTTGTGAGTGTTTTAGTTAGAGGAGACGTTGGAGCTGTAAAAGCGGCAACAGATGCTGGAGCAGCAGCTGCAGATAGAATTGGAGAGTTAATCTCTGTTCACGTAATTCCAAGACCACACTCAGATGTAGAGGCAATTTTACCAAAAGAAGCAAAGTAG
- a CDS encoding BMC domain-containing protein yields the protein MKALGMIETRGMVGAIEAVDVACKTADVEVLNRHLVKGGIVTVEIVGDVGAVKVAVEAAAEAVKRLGVYMGSHVIPRPTEEVYNILEKKEVPTEKVVKEEIIVELPEENEVIVEEIVDEVEAKPVVNRRDKTKK from the coding sequence ATGAAAGCATTAGGAATGATTGAAACAAGAGGAATGGTTGGAGCGATAGAGGCTGTAGATGTGGCGTGTAAAACGGCAGATGTAGAGGTGCTAAATAGACATCTTGTAAAAGGTGGAATAGTGACAGTTGAAATAGTTGGTGACGTTGGAGCTGTAAAAGTTGCAGTAGAAGCAGCAGCTGAAGCAGTTAAAAGATTAGGAGTTTATATGGGAAGTCATGTAATCCCAAGACCAACTGAAGAAGTATACAATATATTAGAAAAAAAAGAGGTTCCAACAGAAAAGGTAGTCAAGGAAGAGATAATTGTAGAGCTTCCAGAAGAAAACGAAGTTATAGTAGAAGAAATAGTAGATGAAGTAGAAGCAAAACCAGTAGTAAATAGAAGAGATAAAACTAAAAAATAG
- the eutL gene encoding ethanolamine utilization microcompartment protein EutL: protein MTNDPIKPSVLAVKLIPNVDDKMAEEFKLPKGYKSIGIVTADCDDVTYTALDYATKMSEVEVVYGRSFYGGAANANTKLAGEVIGIIAGPTPAEVKSGLNAIVDFIENEACFYSANDDDTIAYYAHCVSRTGTYLSKTAGVPEGEALAYLIAPPLEAMYALDVALKAADVRLAAFFGPPSETNFGGGLLTGSQSACKAACDAFADAVKYVAQNPLKF from the coding sequence ATGACAAACGATCCTATAAAACCAAGTGTTTTAGCAGTTAAGCTAATACCAAATGTAGATGATAAAATGGCGGAAGAGTTCAAACTTCCAAAAGGGTATAAGAGTATTGGAATAGTTACAGCAGATTGTGATGATGTAACATATACAGCATTAGATTATGCAACAAAAATGTCAGAAGTTGAAGTAGTTTATGGTAGATCATTTTATGGTGGAGCAGCAAATGCAAATACAAAATTAGCTGGAGAAGTTATTGGAATAATAGCTGGACCTACACCTGCTGAAGTAAAAAGTGGATTAAATGCAATAGTAGATTTTATAGAAAATGAAGCATGTTTCTATAGTGCTAATGACGATGATACAATTGCATACTATGCTCACTGTGTTTCAAGAACAGGAACTTATCTGTCAAAAACTGCAGGAGTACCAGAGGGAGAAGCTTTAGCGTATTTAATAGCACCACCTTTAGAAGCTATGTATGCACTTGATGTAGCATTAAAAGCAGCAGATGTAAGATTAGCAGCTTTCTTTGGACCACCATCAGAAACTAACTTTGGAGGAGGACTTTTAACAGGAAGTCAATCAGCATGTAAAGCAGCATGTGATGCTTTTGCTGATGCTGTGAAATATGTTGCTCAAAATCCATTAAAGTTCTAA
- the eutC gene encoding ethanolamine ammonia-lyase subunit EutC yields the protein MISEKELKDIISQVLKEMDGEGKALEKVKERVEKTLSNLEEVEDITKIDLREVIDVANPKNREELLKYKRKTPARVGIGRAGTRYTTSTMLRFRADHASAQDAVFTDVSDEVLAKNNLFTVQTRCNSKDEYITRPDLGRRLSDEAVKVLKERCKQNPTVQVYVSDGLSSTAVEANVENILPALLNGLKAYGIDTGTPFFLKYGRVAASDDVAETLGATVTCVLIGERPGLATAESMSAYITYKGYVGIPEAKRTVVSNIHEKGTPAVEAGAHVAHIIKKILDAKASGQDLKL from the coding sequence ATGATTTCTGAAAAAGAGTTGAAAGATATAATATCACAAGTTTTAAAAGAGATGGATGGAGAGGGGAAGGCTTTAGAAAAAGTAAAAGAGAGAGTTGAAAAAACACTTTCTAATTTGGAAGAGGTAGAGGACATAACTAAAATTGATTTAAGAGAAGTTATAGATGTCGCGAATCCAAAAAATAGAGAGGAGTTATTAAAGTATAAAAGAAAAACTCCAGCAAGAGTTGGAATTGGAAGAGCTGGAACAAGATATACAACATCAACAATGTTAAGATTTAGAGCTGACCACGCTTCAGCACAAGATGCTGTATTTACTGATGTTTCAGATGAAGTATTAGCTAAAAATAATCTATTTACAGTTCAAACAAGATGTAACTCTAAAGATGAATATATAACAAGACCAGATTTAGGAAGAAGATTATCAGATGAAGCTGTAAAGGTTTTAAAAGAGAGATGTAAACAAAATCCAACAGTTCAAGTTTATGTTTCAGATGGTCTTAGTTCAACAGCAGTAGAAGCAAATGTTGAAAATATACTTCCAGCACTATTAAATGGATTAAAAGCTTATGGAATAGATACAGGAACACCATTTTTCTTGAAATATGGAAGAGTTGCTGCTTCAGATGACGTAGCTGAAACACTTGGTGCAACAGTAACTTGTGTATTAATTGGAGAGAGACCAGGGCTAGCAACTGCAGAAAGTATGAGTGCATATATAACATATAAAGGATATGTAGGAATACCAGAAGCTAAGAGAACAGTTGTATCAAATATACATGAAAAAGGAACTCCAGCAGTGGAAGCAGGAGCACATGTGGCACATATAATTAAGAAAATATTAGACGCTAAAGCAAGCGGACAAGATTTAAAATTATAA